One Schistocerca nitens isolate TAMUIC-IGC-003100 chromosome 1, iqSchNite1.1, whole genome shotgun sequence DNA segment encodes these proteins:
- the LOC126237241 gene encoding translation initiation factor IF-2-like: protein MSKVTRPGSNQGDGGSVGGAARGTVHSGAATGVAQWAAAGGRRRPSSALAPEGPLPRTRVKAVSQGQGSLRPGGGGGRGPPGRRGESARAKRPPPRPGVPAGGARPGRRVGVEPGRGCRLSVSGRPSLCRLRQAQTLPRYQRRRRRMR from the exons ATGTCAAAGGTTACGAGGCCCGGCAGTAACCAGGGAGACGGCGGCAGCGTAGGCGGCGCTGCACGCGGAACGGTCCATTCTGGCGCAGCCACAGGTGTCGCGCAGTGGGCGGCGGCCGGGGGGCGGCGCCGCCCTTCCAGCGCCCTTGCTCCCGAGGGCCCACTGCCCCGGACGCGGGTGAAAGCCGTGTCTCAGGGTCAAGGCAGCCTCCGGcccgggggcgggggcgggcgcgGACCCCCAGGGAGGCGAGGGGAGTCCGCCCGAGCGAAGAGGCCGCCTCCACGCCCGGGGGTGCCGGCAGGTGGAGCACGGCCCGGCCGGCGTGTGGGCGTCGAGCCAG GGCGTGGCTGCCGGCTGAGCGTGTCTGGGAGGCCCAGCCTGTGTCGGCTGCGGCAGGCGCAGACGCTGCCGCGCTATCAGCGCCGGCGCCGGCGGATGCGCTAA